The Streptomyces sp. HUAS MG91 sequence CAACAAGCCGCGGCCGTTCATCCGTTCGGAGCAGGAGAAGCGGCTCAAGTCCGCCGAACGCGCCTATCAGCAGCTGGGCAAGGTCAACCCCCTTGCGCTGGAGGAGTTCGCGGCGCTCGAAGAGCGCCACAAGTTCCTCAGTGAGCAGTTGGAGGACCTGAAGAAGACCCGTACCGACCTTCTTCAAGTGGTGAAGGAGGTGGACGAGCGTGTCGAGCAGGTCTTCACCGAGGCGTACCGGGACACGGCCCGGGAGTTCGAGGGCGTCTTCAGCCGGCTGTTCCCGGGCGGCGAGGGACGGCTGATCCTGACCGACCCCGACAACATGCTCACCACGGGCGTGGACGTCGAGGCGCGCCCGCCGGGCAAGAAGGTCAAGCGGCTGAGCCTGCTCTCGGGCGGCGAGCGCTCGCTGACCGCCGTGGCGATGCTGGTCTCCATCTTCAAGGCACGGCCCAGCCCGTTCTACGTGATGGACGAGGTCGAGGCCGCGCTCGACGACACCAATCTGCAGCGCCTGATCCGCATCATGCAGGAGCTTCAGGAGGCCTCGCAGCTCATCGTGATCACGCACCAGAAGCGCACGATGGAGGTCGCCGACGCGCTGTACGGCGTCTCCATGCAGGGCGACGGGGTGTCGAAGGTGATCAGCCAGCGGCTGCGGTAGGCCCGCGCCCAGCGACGTGCCGGCGAGCGTCGGGGCTCTCTCCAAGTCTTCAAGACTTGAACGCATCGTGCATCTCGTGTGCCAGAAATCCGCAACACCCCCGGTATTGACTTCGAAACTTGAACGCATAGTCTCTGCAACGTTGCTTTTACCTTCAGGTGGTGGGCCACGTCACGTTGTGCGCCACTGGAAGGGCTCTCGCCCCCACCCCCGGCAGTGAAGCCGGTGGCCCGAGGAGTACACGTGACCGACACAGCGGCACCCACGTCCGGAGCCCGGGACGCTCAGCCCGAGCATCTGGGCCATGTCATTTTCATCGCGGCCGCGGCCGCGATGGGCGGCTTCCTCTTCGGCTACGACAGTTCCGTGATCAACGGCGCCGTCGAGGCCATCCGCGACCGGTACGACATCGGTTCCGCCGCGCTCGCACAGGTGATCGCCATCGCCCTGATCGGCTGCGCCATCGGCGCCGCCACCGCCGGCCGGATCGCCGACCGCATCGGGCGTATCCGCTGCATGCAGATCGCGGCGGTCCTGTTCACCATCAGCGCCGTCGGTTCGGCGCTGCCCTTCGCCCTGTGGGACCTGGCGTTCTGGCGGATCATCGGCGGCTTCGCCATCGGCATGGCCTCGGTCATCGGCCCGGCGTACATCGCCGAGGTCGCCCCGCCCGCCTACCGCGGCCGGCTCGGCTCCTTCCAGCAGGCCGCGATCGTCGTCGGCATCGCCATCTCGCAGCTCGTCAACTGGGGCCTGCTGAACGCCGCGGGCGGCGACCAGCGCGGCAAGCTGATGGGCCTCGAGGCCTGGCAGGTCATGCTCGGCGTCATGGTCATCCCGGCGATCCTCTACGGGCTGCTCTCCTTCGCGATCCCCGAGTCGCCGCGCTTCCTGATCTCGGTCGGCAAGACCGACCGGGCCAAGAAGGTCCTGGAAGAGGTCGAGGGCGACAAGATCGACCTGGACGCGCGCGTGGGCGAGATCGAGAACGCCATGCGCAGCGAGCACAAGTCGACGTTCAAGGACCTGCTCGGCGGCAGCTTCTTCTTCAAGCCGATCGTCTGGATCGGTATCGGCCTCTCCGTCTTCCAGCAGTTCGTCGGCATCAACGTCGCGTTCTACTACTCCTCGACGCTGTGGCAGTCGGTCGGCATCGACCCGTCGGACTCGTTCTTCTACTCCTTCACGACGTCGATCATCAACATCGTCGGTACGGTCATCGCGATGATCTTCGTGGACCGGATCGGCCGCAGGCCGCTGGCCCTGATCGGTTCCGTGGGTATGGTCGTCGGCCTCGCCCTGGAGGCATGGGCGTTCTCGTACGACCTGGTGGACGGCAAGCTGCCCGCCACGCAGGGCTGGGTGGCCCTGGTCGCCGCCCACGTGTTCGTCCTCTTCTTCGCCCTGTCGTGGGGTGTGGTCGTCTGGGTCTTCCTCGGCGAGATGTTCCCGAACAAGATCCGCGCCGCCGCCCTCGGTGTGGCCGCCTCGGCCCAGTGGATCGCCAACTGGGCGATCACCGCGAGCTTCCCGTCGCTGGCCGACTGGAACCTCTCCGCGACGTACATCATCTACACGGTCTTCGCCGCGCTCTCCATCCCCTTCGTGCTCAAGTTCGTGAAGGAGACCAAGGGCAAGGCCCTGGAGGAGATGGGCTGACCCGCCCGCTCCCGTACGACCCGGGGAGACGGCTCTTCATCCCCCGCCGCCGCCTCCCCGCCGACTGCGCCGCCTCCGGTTCCCGGAGGCGGCGCAGTCGTGTCCGGACCTCGCGGACGCCCGCCGCTCAGCCGGCGGAGACCGCCGGAATGACCTTCTCCGCGAACAGCCGCAGGCTGCGCCAGCCCTCCTCCAGCGGCATGCCGCCCGACAGCGGGTGCAGTACGTAGTTGTCGAGGCCCTGCGCCACGCACTGCTCGGGCGTGAGGATCCGGTAGACGCCTTCGGCGCGCAGTTCCTCGACCGTCGAGGCGGCCGACTTCACCGCCGACTTGATGTCGCCCGACTGCCAGGACGCGTACGTGCGCGCCTCGTGCAGGAAGTGCGCGCCGTACTCGGCCCAGCCGCGGTCCGGGTCCTCGGAGAGGTGGAGCAGCGGGGTGGTCTCGGTGGGCATCATGGTCCAGCCCTCGGTCCCGTACTCGACGAGCTTCTCCTTGTAGTACGTCTCCAGCTCCGGCAGGTGCGCGCTCGGAAAGAGCGGCAGGCCGAGCCGGGCCGCCCGGCGCGCGGCCGCCTGCGAGGAACCGCCGACCAGGAGCAGGGGATGCGGCTGGGTGAACGGCCGGGGAGTGACCCGGACCCGGCGCCCGCGGAAGGTGAACTCCTCGCCGGACCAGGCCTTCAGGAGCGTCTCCAGGAGTTCGTCCTGGAGCTTGCCGCGCCGTTTCCACTCCACGTCGAACTGCGCGTACTCCTCGGGCCGGTAGCCGATCCCCGCGACCGTCACCAGGCGGCCGCCGCTGAGCAGGTCCAGGACCGCGATGTCCTCGGCGAGGCGCAGCGGGTCGTGCAGCGGGCCGATGATCGCGGAGACCGTGACAGCGATCCGGCGGGTGGCGCCGAGGACCGCGCCGGCGAAGGTGAACGGCGAGGACAGCCAGTTGTTGGCGACGCCGTGGTGCTCCTCGGTCTGCACGGTGTCGATGCCCCGCTCGTCGGCGTACACCGCCATCTCCACGGCCGCCTGGTAGCGGGCGCTGAGCGACTCCGGTGTGCCGTCGGGGTCGACCAGATTGAACCGTACGACGGAGACAGGCATGGAAAGGTCCCCCTTCAGCGGGCTCGGGGCTCGGGCTCGGGTGAAGGGGGACGGTAGCTGACAGGGCGTCAGATGGCCATGGTCTCGGGCTTCCGGGACGCGTCGTCGGCGGCGTCAGGGGCCGTGGTGGTGTCCACCGGCTTCGGCAGCGCCAGGTAGAGCAGGCCCGAGACGACGATCGTGACGATCCAGCCCAGTCCGTACTCGCCGATGAAGTTGTTGCCGGCCAGCGGGCCGGAGAACCAGTCCGACGAGGTGAACAGCAGGCCCGCCGCGAGGCCCGCCGCCCAGGAGGCGACGGCGGCGGGGGAGAAGCCGCCCTTGTACCAGTAGGCACTGGTGCGGGTGGTGTCGAGCATGGCCGTCGCGTCGTAGTGCTTGCGCGTGAACATGTCCGCGCCGAAGACGCCCACCCAGGCGGAGAAGGCGACCGCGAGCAGCGACAGGAAGGCGATGAACGAGCCCATGAAGCTCGTGGCGACCAGCATCAGGACGCCGCCGAAGACCAGCGAGATGACCGCGTTCACCGAGACGGCCCAGTGGCGCGGGATCTTGAAGCCGAGGGTCTGCGCGGTGAAGCCGGCCGAGTACATCGACATGGCGTTGATCAGCAGCATGCCGACCAGCGAGATCAGCAGGTACGGCACCGCGATCCAGGTCGGCAGCAGCTCGCCCAGGAAGGAGACCGGGTCGGCGGCCGAGGCCAGGTCGGGCGTGGAGACCGCCATGACGGCGCCCATCAGGACCATGGGCAGTACGACGATGCCCGCGCCACCGATGGAGGTGCCGACGATGCCCCGGGAGGAGGCGGTGCGCGGCAGGTACCGGGTGAAGTCGGGGGAGGACGGGATCCAGCTGACGCCGCCCGCGGCGATCATGCCGATGCCCGCGACCATCAGGGAGGTCTGCCCGGCGGGCCGCCCGAAGACCGCGGACCAGTCGGTGTCGACGATCAGATAGACCAGCACCAGGACCGAGAAGAGGCCGAAGAGGTACGTCGCGTACTTGTTGCACTTCTGTACGGCGTTGATGCCGAGCCCGGAGATCACGAACGTGGCGACCACGAAGGCGAGCAGGGTGACGATCACCAGGACGTTGTTCTTCTTTATGTCGAACAGAATGCTCAGGATCGTCAGGACGGCGTAGGCACCCGTCACCGCGTTGATCGTCTCCCAGCCCCAGCGCGCGATCCAGATCAGCGAACCGGGCAGCAGATTGCCGCGCTGGCCGAAGACCGCGCGGGACAGCGCCATGCCGGGGGCGCCGCCGCGCTTGCCCGCGATGCCGATCAGGCCGACCAGGCCGTACGAGACGATCGGCGCCGCGATCGCGACGACGAGGGCCTGCCAGAAGTTGAGCTCGTAGGCCACGACGAGGCTCGCGCCCATCGTGAGCAGCAGCACGCTGATGTTGGCGCCGACCCAGGTGGGGAAGAGGTCACGGGTTCTGGCGGTGCGCTCGGAATCGGGGACGGGCTCGAGGCCGCGTGTTTCCAGGGCGCCTTCGGACGAGGCGGTCTTGCTCATGGCGGTGGGGCTCCGTGCCTCTCGCTCGGCTCCGACGCGGGGGACGGGGAGCCGGTGGGGGTGGGGCGAATCGATCTGAAGGGACTCTACGCGCGTTGATGCGACCTCTTCCATCGTACTTTAGTCCGAGTCATACCCTCCAGAGCCCTTTGTCCTTTGGAGGAAGCAACGAGAGCGGCCCCGGTCAGGGCCCATGACTGATACTGGACGGGTTATGGAAATCGTCATCCTTGCTGTAGTCATCGCCGTGGTCGTGATCGGCGCCGTCAGCGGGCTGGTGGTCAGCGGTCGCAAGAAGAAGCAGCTGCCGCCTCCTCCCCCGTCGGCCCCCGACATCACCGCCGCCCCGCCCGCCGAGCCGCACGTAGGCGACGAGGCAGAGACGCCGCGCGACGAAGCGCGGCGCACGATCGAGGAGGTGGACCTTCCGGTCACCGAGGAGCCCGCGGCTCCTGTGGTGGTCGAGGAGCCCGCCGCTCCCGAGGTCGAGGTACCGGAGCCGACCGCGGGCCGCCTGGTGCGGCTGCGCGCCCGGCTGTCGCGCTCGCAGAACGCGCTCGGCAAGGGGCTGCTCACGCTCCTGTCGCGCGAGCACCTCGACGAGGACACCTGGGAGGAGATCGAGGACACCCTGCTCACCGCCGACGTCGGTGTGCAGCCCACCCAGGAGCTGGTCGAGAACCTGCGCGAGCGCGTGAAGGTCCTCGGCACCCGCACCCCCGAGGAGCTGCGCGGCCTGCTGCGCGAGGAGCTTCTCAAGCTGCTCGTTCCCGAGTTCGACCGTGCCGTGAAGACGGACTCGAACCTGGACACTCCGGGCATCGTGATGGTCGTCGGGGTCAACGGCACCGGCAAGACGACCACCACCGGCAAGCTCGCGCGTGTGCTCGTCGCCGACGGCAAGAACGTCGTGCTCGGCGCTGCAGATACGTTCCGCGCGGCCGCCGCCGATCAGCTGCAGACCTGGGGCGAGCGCGTCGGCGCCCGCACCGTGCGCGGCCCCGAGGGCGGCGACCCGGCGTCCATCGCCTTCGACGCCGTGAAGGAGGGCATCGAGGCGGGCGCTGACGTCGTCCTCATCGACACCGCGGGCCGGCTGCACACCAAGACCGGCCTGATGGACGAGCTCGGCAAGGTCAAGCGCGTCGTGGAGAAGCACGCGCCGCTCGACGAGGTGCTGCTCGTGCTCGACGCGACGACGGGGCAGAACGGGCTGGTCCAGGCCCGCGTCTTCGCCGAGGTCGTCGACATCAGCGGCATCGTGCTGACCAAGCTCGACGGCACCGCCAAGGGCGGCATCGTGATCGCGGTCCAGCGCGAGCTGGGTGTGCCGGTCAAGCTGATCGGCCTGGGCGAGGGCCCGGACGACCTGGCGCCGTTCGAGGCCGAGGCCTTCGTGGACGCGCTGATCGGGGAGTAACCGATTCGGCGCCGCTGAACGAAAAGAATCCTCGGCCCGCACTCTTCGGTGCGGGCCGAGGATTCTTTTCGTGCGGGCGCGGCCTGACCCGCCGGACACGACCTAGGCGCAGGGCGACCGGTGCGCGACGTACGCCAGGGCGCCCAGCAGCAGGCGTGCCTGCGGTGGCTGTGTCGCCGTGTCCAGGGACGGGGCGCGCAGCCACGTCGCGGGTCCCAGGCCCGCGCGGTCCGACGGGGGAGCGGTGATGTGCGCACCGGCGCCGAGCGCGTGCAGGTCGAGGGAGGCGCCGTCCCAGCCCATGCGGTAGAGCAGGGTGGGCAGTTCGGCCGCGGCGCCGGGGGCGACGAAGAAGTGGGCCCGGCCCTGCGGGGTGGCGACGACCGGGCCGAGGGGGACGCCCATGCGCTCCAGCCGGATCAGCGCGCGGCGGCCCGCCGCCTCGGGCACGTCCAGGATGTCGAAGGCGCGGCCCACGGGGAGCAGCACCGCGGCGCCGGGGAACTGCCCCCAGGCGGCCGTCACCTCGTCGAGGGTGGCGCCGGCCGGGATCAGCGCGGCCGGGTCGAGCGGATGGGCGCCGGGGGCCGGGCAGTCCGCCTTGCCGCAGGAGCAGACGCCGCCCGCGGCACGCGCGCCGGGAACCACGTCCCAGCCCCAGAGCCCGGTGAACTCCGCCACCGTGGTGCAGTCCGAAGCGCGGCCGGACGCGCGGCCCCGGCGTCGTGTGCCGGAACGCATCTCGCGAATGCCGCCGATCGTGAAGCCCATGCCCCCTCCAACAGGTCCCGCGCGCCGGTGGTTACGCGACGGATACGGATCGTGACCCGATGCACTCGCCGCTCGGTCAAGGCAGCGTGTGGCCGCATCCGGGGTGGTGCGCCGCGGGGTCACGCGCCCCGGCGCACTACGCTCCGCCCATCTCCGGCTGTCCTATGTCAAGTGAATCGTGTGTGAGCGCAACTGAGTTCATTCGAAGGGGTGGCGAATGGTGGCGTTTCCCGGTTCGCCCTCGCGAGAGGGGTGATCGTAGGATTACTTTCAGTGCACGAACCCTCGGGGTACATGCACTCGTGGGTATGCCGGAGGCAAGCCGGATTCCTGTTCGAGGAGTGACAACTGCCGGACGGGAAGCTGAAGTTGACGGCATCCTGGTAGTGCTTGCGGAGAACTTGCTGACAAAGAGTGGCCGACAGGGCTTTGGCGTTGGGCGTCTCGGACGGCACGGATCGCTTGACGACAGAGATCGCGTAGATGGCTTCAGGGAATGGGGGCGTTCCAGTGGGCGGCAGCGGCGGCAGCGTGGCGAACGCGGAGAAGCGCCCGAACGAACTGCTCAGCTCGTGGTTCCTGCGCAGTGGCTGGTCGAAGGGTGAGCTGGCGCGCCAAGTGAACCGGCGGGCCCGCCAGCTGGGCGCGAACCACATCTCGACCGACACCTCGCGGGTGCGCCGCTGGCTCGACGGGGAGAACCCGCGCGAGCCGATCCCCAGGATCCTCAGCGAGCTGTTCTCCGAGCGCTTCGGCTGTGTCGTCGCCGTCGAGGACCTCGGCCTCCGCGCCGCGCACCAGGCCCCCTCCGTCTCCGGCGTCGACCTGCCGTGGACCGGTCCGCAGACCGTCGCGCTCATCGGCGAGTTCTCGCGCAGTGACCTGATGCTCGCGCGCCGCGGCTTCCTCGGCAGCTCGCTCGCGCTCGCCGCGGGCCCCGCCCTCATCGAGCCGATGCAGCGCTGGCTGGTGCCCACCCCGGGCGCCGCGGCGAGCCGGCCGGACCAGGAGCCGGCCGCGCACCGCCGGGCGAACCGGCTCTCGAAGCCGGAGCTCGACCTCCTGGAGTCCACCACCGTCATGTTCCGCCAGTGGGACGCCCAGTGCGGCGGCGGGCTGCGCCGCAAGGCGGTCGTCGGCCAATTGCACGAGGTGACCGACCTCCTCCAGGAGCCGCAGTCCGAGAGCACCACCAAGCGCCTGTTCAAGGTCGCCGCCGAACTGGCGGAGCTGGCCGGCTGGATGAGCTACGACGTCGGGCTCCAGCCCACCGCCCAGAAGTACTTCGTGCTCGCCCTGCACGCCGCAAAGGAAGCGGGCGACAAGCCGCTGGGCTCGTACATCCTCAGCAGCATGAGCCGTCAGATGATCCATCTCGGCCGCCCCGACGACGCGTTGGAGCTCATCCACCTCGCCCAGTACGGCAGCCGCGACTGCGCCAGTCCGCGCACCCAGTCCATGCTGTATGCGATGGAGGCCCGCGCCTACGCCAACATGGGGCAGCCCGGCAAGTGCAAGCGGGCCGTGCGCATGGCCGAGGACACCTTCACCGACGCCGACGACTGGGACGAGCCGGACCCGGACTGGATCCGCTTCTTCTCCGCGGCCGAACTGCACGGGGAGAACAGCCACTCGTTCCGCGACCTCGCCTATGTCGCCGGCCGCAGCCCCGCCTACGCGTCGATGTCCGAGCCGCTGATGCGGCGGGCCGTCGACCTGTTCGGCCAGGACGCCGAGCACCAGCGTTCCTACGCGCTGAACCTGATCGGGATGGCCACCGTGCACCTGCTCCAGAAGGAGCCGGAGCAGGCGACCGTGATGGCCAGGCAGGCGCTCGGCATCGCCCGCAAGGTGCGCTCGGAGCGGGTCAACACCCGTATCCGCAAGACCGTGGACACCGCGGTCCGCGACTTCGGCGATCTCGCCGAGGTCATCGACCTCACCGACCTGCTCGCCGCACAGCTGCCGGAGACCGCCGAAGCGGCGGTCTGAGCACCTCCAGAACCCCGGCCGCGACCGGCCCGTCCCGAAACAGCCCGACTCGGCTCCCCCGCGCCAGGTCATCGAGGACGGCGGCCGCGGCCGGTCCATGTCCACGCCCGGACCGTCGCTTGGTTGCGCCACGATAACGATCGACAAACCCGTCATCCGGTAGTTCATGGACGCGTAACACCCACGACCTCTTCGTCACTGCGGCGAAACATCGAGGGGCACCCACGGAAACCGGCCTGCGCCAATCTCATGGCTCATAACCGGCCCACCCCTCATGTGACCGCTCAGGCTTCGCCCGCACGGGGCCGTACCAACGACGAGGAGACGCCGATGGCACCAGCCGCCATCACGCTCGCCGCAGAGGCGCCCAAGCTCTCTGCCGCGAACACAGGCTTCATGCTGATCTGTTCCGCCCTGGTGATGCTCATGACCCCGGGCCTGGCCTTCTTCTACGGAGGCATGGTCCGCGTCAAGAGCACCCTGAACATGCTGATGATGAGCTTCATCAGCCTCGGGATCATCACGATCCTGTGGGTGCTGTACGGCTTCTCCGTCGCGTTCGGCACGGACAAGGGGTCGCTCTTCGGCTGGGACGGCGACTACGTCGGGCTCAGCGGGATCGGGCTGACCCAGCTCTGGGACGGCTACACCATTCCGATCTACGTGTTCGCCGTCTTCCAGCTGATGTTCGCCATCATCACGCCCGCCCTGATAAGCGGCGCCCTGGCCGACCGCGTCAAGTTCACCGCCTGGTCGCTGTTCATCGCGCTGTGGGCCACGATCGTCTACTTCCCGGTCGCGCACTGGGTGTGGGGGACCGGCGGCTGGGCCTTCGACCTCGGTGTGATCGACTTCGCGGGCGGTACGGCCGTGCACATCAACGCCGGTGCCGCCGCGCTCGGCGTGATCCTCGTCATCGGCAAGCGGGTCGGCTTCAAGAAGGACCCGATGCGGCCGCACTCGCTGCCGTGGACGATGCTCGGCGCCGGTCTGCTGTGGTTCGGCTGGTTCGGGTTCAACGCCGGCTCGTGGCTCGGCAACGACGACGGCGTCGGCGCGCTGATGTTCGTCAACACGCAGGTCGCCACCGCCGCCGCGATGCTCGCCTGGCTGGTCTACGAGAAGCTGCGCCACGGCGCGTTCACCTCGCTCGGCGCCGCCTCCGGTGCCGTCGCCGGCCTCGTCGCGATCACCCCGTCCGGCGGTGCGGTCTCGCCGCTCGGCGCGATCGCCGTCGGCGCCATCGCCGGTGTGCTGTGCGCCATGGCCGTGGGCCTCAAGTACAAGTTCGGCTACGACGACTCGCTCGACGTCGTCGGTGTCCACCTGGTCGGCGGCATCGTCGGCTCGCTCCTGATCGGCTTCTTCGCCACCGGCGGCGGCCAGTCCGACGCGCAGGGTCTGTTCTACGGCGGCGGCCTCACCCAGTTCTGGAAGCAGTGCGCCGGTGTCGGCGGTGTCCTCGCCTACTCGCTGATCGCCTCCGCCATCCTCGCCTTCCTCATCGACAAGACCATCGGCATGCGGGTCAGTGAGGACGACGAGGTCACGGGCATCGACCAGACCGAGCACGCCGAGACCGCGTACGACTTCAGCGGAGCGGGCGGCGGCGCCGCGGCCCGTACCGCCGTGCCGTCCCCGGTGGCCCAGGAATCCAAGAAGGTGGACGCATGAAGCTCATCACCGCGGTCGTCAAGCCGCACCGGCTCGACGAGATCAAGGAAGCCCTCCAGGCCTTCGGCGTCCAGGGGCTGACCGTGACCGAGGCCAGCGGCTACGGCCGCCAGCGCGGCCACACCGAGGTCTACCGTGGAGCCGAGTACACCGTCGACCTGGTGCCCAAGATCCGGATCGAGGTCCTGGTCGAGGACGACGACGCCGACCAGCTGATCGATGTCGTGGTGAAGGCGGCGCGGACCGGCAA is a genomic window containing:
- a CDS encoding LLM class flavin-dependent oxidoreductase, whose translation is MPVSVVRFNLVDPDGTPESLSARYQAAVEMAVYADERGIDTVQTEEHHGVANNWLSSPFTFAGAVLGATRRIAVTVSAIIGPLHDPLRLAEDIAVLDLLSGGRLVTVAGIGYRPEEYAQFDVEWKRRGKLQDELLETLLKAWSGEEFTFRGRRVRVTPRPFTQPHPLLLVGGSSQAAARRAARLGLPLFPSAHLPELETYYKEKLVEYGTEGWTMMPTETTPLLHLSEDPDRGWAEYGAHFLHEARTYASWQSGDIKSAVKSAASTVEELRAEGVYRILTPEQCVAQGLDNYVLHPLSGGMPLEEGWRSLRLFAEKVIPAVSAG
- a CDS encoding bifunctional DNA primase/polymerase is translated as MGFTIGGIREMRSGTRRRGRASGRASDCTTVAEFTGLWGWDVVPGARAAGGVCSCGKADCPAPGAHPLDPAALIPAGATLDEVTAAWGQFPGAAVLLPVGRAFDILDVPEAAGRRALIRLERMGVPLGPVVATPQGRAHFFVAPGAAAELPTLLYRMGWDGASLDLHALGAGAHITAPPSDRAGLGPATWLRAPSLDTATQPPQARLLLGALAYVAHRSPCA
- a CDS encoding sugar porter family MFS transporter, with protein sequence MTDTAAPTSGARDAQPEHLGHVIFIAAAAAMGGFLFGYDSSVINGAVEAIRDRYDIGSAALAQVIAIALIGCAIGAATAGRIADRIGRIRCMQIAAVLFTISAVGSALPFALWDLAFWRIIGGFAIGMASVIGPAYIAEVAPPAYRGRLGSFQQAAIVVGIAISQLVNWGLLNAAGGDQRGKLMGLEAWQVMLGVMVIPAILYGLLSFAIPESPRFLISVGKTDRAKKVLEEVEGDKIDLDARVGEIENAMRSEHKSTFKDLLGGSFFFKPIVWIGIGLSVFQQFVGINVAFYYSSTLWQSVGIDPSDSFFYSFTTSIINIVGTVIAMIFVDRIGRRPLALIGSVGMVVGLALEAWAFSYDLVDGKLPATQGWVALVAAHVFVLFFALSWGVVVWVFLGEMFPNKIRAAALGVAASAQWIANWAITASFPSLADWNLSATYIIYTVFAALSIPFVLKFVKETKGKALEEMG
- a CDS encoding ammonium transporter, producing the protein MAPAAITLAAEAPKLSAANTGFMLICSALVMLMTPGLAFFYGGMVRVKSTLNMLMMSFISLGIITILWVLYGFSVAFGTDKGSLFGWDGDYVGLSGIGLTQLWDGYTIPIYVFAVFQLMFAIITPALISGALADRVKFTAWSLFIALWATIVYFPVAHWVWGTGGWAFDLGVIDFAGGTAVHINAGAAALGVILVIGKRVGFKKDPMRPHSLPWTMLGAGLLWFGWFGFNAGSWLGNDDGVGALMFVNTQVATAAAMLAWLVYEKLRHGAFTSLGAASGAVAGLVAITPSGGAVSPLGAIAVGAIAGVLCAMAVGLKYKFGYDDSLDVVGVHLVGGIVGSLLIGFFATGGGQSDAQGLFYGGGLTQFWKQCAGVGGVLAYSLIASAILAFLIDKTIGMRVSEDDEVTGIDQTEHAETAYDFSGAGGGAAARTAVPSPVAQESKKVDA
- a CDS encoding P-II family nitrogen regulator, whose product is MKLITAVVKPHRLDEIKEALQAFGVQGLTVTEASGYGRQRGHTEVYRGAEYTVDLVPKIRIEVLVEDDDADQLIDVVVKAARTGKIGDGKVWAVPVETAVRVRTGERGPDAL
- a CDS encoding cytosine permease: MSKTASSEGALETRGLEPVPDSERTARTRDLFPTWVGANISVLLLTMGASLVVAYELNFWQALVVAIAAPIVSYGLVGLIGIAGKRGGAPGMALSRAVFGQRGNLLPGSLIWIARWGWETINAVTGAYAVLTILSILFDIKKNNVLVIVTLLAFVVATFVISGLGINAVQKCNKYATYLFGLFSVLVLVYLIVDTDWSAVFGRPAGQTSLMVAGIGMIAAGGVSWIPSSPDFTRYLPRTASSRGIVGTSIGGAGIVVLPMVLMGAVMAVSTPDLASAADPVSFLGELLPTWIAVPYLLISLVGMLLINAMSMYSAGFTAQTLGFKIPRHWAVSVNAVISLVFGGVLMLVATSFMGSFIAFLSLLAVAFSAWVGVFGADMFTRKHYDATAMLDTTRTSAYWYKGGFSPAAVASWAAGLAAGLLFTSSDWFSGPLAGNNFIGEYGLGWIVTIVVSGLLYLALPKPVDTTTAPDAADDASRKPETMAI
- the ftsY gene encoding signal recognition particle-docking protein FtsY; amino-acid sequence: MEIVILAVVIAVVVIGAVSGLVVSGRKKKQLPPPPPSAPDITAAPPAEPHVGDEAETPRDEARRTIEEVDLPVTEEPAAPVVVEEPAAPEVEVPEPTAGRLVRLRARLSRSQNALGKGLLTLLSREHLDEDTWEEIEDTLLTADVGVQPTQELVENLRERVKVLGTRTPEELRGLLREELLKLLVPEFDRAVKTDSNLDTPGIVMVVGVNGTGKTTTTGKLARVLVADGKNVVLGAADTFRAAAADQLQTWGERVGARTVRGPEGGDPASIAFDAVKEGIEAGADVVLIDTAGRLHTKTGLMDELGKVKRVVEKHAPLDEVLLVLDATTGQNGLVQARVFAEVVDISGIVLTKLDGTAKGGIVIAVQRELGVPVKLIGLGEGPDDLAPFEAEAFVDALIGE